The following are from one region of the bacterium genome:
- a CDS encoding ferritin-like domain-containing protein → DAYKHEQKVTAMIYDIVNLATKEGDHATASMCKWFVDEQVEEEAQTLEIVNQIKMLGDSKGSLFMLDRQLGKRE, encoded by the coding sequence GACGCCTACAAGCACGAGCAGAAGGTGACGGCCATGATCTATGACATCGTCAACCTGGCCACAAAAGAAGGCGACCACGCCACGGCCAGCATGTGCAAGTGGTTTGTGGACGAGCAGGTGGAGGAAGAGGCCCAGACCCTGGAGATAGTGAACCAGATAAAGATGCTGGGGGATTCCAAAGGCTCGCTGTTCATGCTGGACCGCCAGCTGGGCAAACGGGAATAA
- a CDS encoding mechanosensitive ion channel family protein: MQITTNLILLGFGLFLAFAVLWLFLRGLSRWKFFKSLGLVLNISGLYVAFRLFLHWGHIPLKTQTNTLVLSIGVFLGFYLAIKMFEYLGFDLLLSNSKKAQVPQLLRDIMRWMLAVLVFFIILKVNLGVNLGPLFATSAALTFILGIAMQDVLGNLFAGIALNLERPFAIGDWVMINNQEGQVENMTWRATRLKTFTDDYVIIPNASIAKNEIINYSHPTPIHARELVIGVPYTAAPSLIKKVISGAMTEAHGVIKDPQPRVWLKEYDDYTINYRVKFWIDDFGDLYEIEDDVMSRIWYHFKRNGIEFPYPISDVRVTPASVREPEEQRRAEEQQAGLYLKQVPLFAAIPEKDLKRLAASLQAKTFAAGEHLVRQGDEGESFYIIKQGKVEVLVADPEGRQTRVAELETGKFFGEMSLLTGEKRSASIRAIGDVEVLAVEKKDISPILTANPKIAESLSKMIEQRQKENLERIAKSRAISEEERRAASSASILKKIRNFFAM, encoded by the coding sequence ATGCAGATAACAACCAACTTAATTCTTCTGGGCTTCGGACTGTTCCTGGCCTTCGCAGTCTTGTGGCTGTTTCTGAGGGGCTTAAGCCGCTGGAAGTTCTTCAAGAGTCTGGGTCTGGTGCTGAACATCAGCGGGCTGTACGTGGCCTTCCGGCTCTTTCTGCATTGGGGTCACATTCCCTTAAAAACCCAGACCAACACCCTGGTGCTTTCCATCGGGGTCTTTTTGGGATTTTACCTGGCCATCAAGATGTTCGAGTACCTGGGTTTTGACCTGTTGCTTTCCAACAGCAAAAAGGCCCAGGTGCCGCAGCTGCTGCGGGACATCATGCGCTGGATGCTGGCGGTACTGGTGTTCTTCATCATCCTCAAGGTGAACCTGGGGGTCAACCTGGGGCCGCTGTTCGCCACTTCGGCCGCCTTGACCTTCATCCTGGGCATAGCCATGCAGGACGTGCTGGGAAACCTGTTCGCCGGGATAGCCCTGAACCTGGAACGGCCATTTGCCATCGGGGACTGGGTGATGATCAACAACCAGGAGGGGCAGGTGGAGAACATGACCTGGCGGGCCACCCGGCTTAAGACCTTCACCGACGATTACGTGATCATCCCCAACGCCTCCATCGCCAAGAACGAGATCATCAATTACAGCCATCCCACCCCCATCCACGCCCGGGAACTGGTGATCGGGGTGCCCTATACCGCCGCTCCCAGCCTGATCAAGAAGGTGATCTCCGGGGCCATGACCGAAGCCCACGGGGTGATCAAGGATCCCCAGCCCCGGGTCTGGCTGAAGGAGTATGACGACTATACCATCAACTACCGGGTCAAGTTCTGGATCGACGATTTCGGAGACCTGTACGAGATCGAGGACGACGTGATGAGCCGGATCTGGTACCATTTCAAGCGCAACGGCATTGAATTTCCCTATCCCATCAGCGACGTCCGGGTGACCCCGGCCTCGGTCAGGGAGCCGGAGGAACAGCGCCGGGCGGAAGAGCAGCAGGCCGGCCTTTATCTCAAGCAGGTGCCTCTCTTCGCCGCCATTCCCGAGAAGGACCTGAAAAGGCTGGCCGCCAGCCTCCAGGCCAAGACCTTTGCGGCCGGCGAGCATCTGGTGCGTCAGGGCGACGAGGGCGAGTCATTTTACATCATCAAGCAGGGAAAGGTGGAGGTGCTGGTGGCCGATCCCGAAGGCCGCCAGACCAGGGTGGCAGAACTGGAAACGGGCAAGTTCTTCGGCGAGATGTCGCTGCTGACCGGGGAAAAGCGCAGCGCCTCGATCCGGGCCATCGGGGACGTGGAGGTGCTGGCGGTGGAGAAGAAGGACATCAGTCCGATACTGACGGCCAACCCCAAGATAGCCGAATCGCTTTCCAAGATGATCGAGCAGCGGCAGAAGGAGAACCTGGAGCGGATCGCCAAGTCCCGGGCCATCTCCGAGGAGGAGCGCAGGGCCGCCAGTTCGGCCAGCATTTTGAAAAAGATCCGGAATTTCTTCGCCATGTAA
- the tgt gene encoding tRNA guanosine(34) transglycosylase Tgt: MDFKLLNKSGAARRGTINTAHGQIQTPAFMPVGTQGTVKSLTPRHLKDIGSQIILGNAYHLYLRPGQELVKKAGGLHGFMGWDRPILTDSGGFQVFSLAELRNIKEEGVSFQSHIDGSSHLFTPESVMRLEADLGADIIMCFDECIPYPATLEYAERSTGRTTRWARRCRDEFLALNSGQALFGIVQGGTYPELRRRSAEELVEIGFEGYAIGGLAIGEPKEQTWEAIQTANTVLPEEKPRYMMGVGFPEDIIQGVSLGVDMFDCVMPTRNARNGSLFTSTGRLAMRNAKHFDDFSPVDSECDCYLCQNFSRAYLRHLYMSDEILASTLGTMHNLRFYLRMMEGMRLAIEQDGFDQWRKEFMDKYQKQTEPLS; this comes from the coding sequence ATCGACTTCAAATTACTAAATAAGTCAGGCGCGGCCCGGCGGGGCACCATCAACACCGCCCACGGCCAGATCCAGACCCCGGCCTTCATGCCGGTGGGCACCCAGGGCACGGTCAAATCCCTGACCCCCCGGCATCTGAAAGATATCGGGTCCCAGATCATTCTGGGAAACGCCTATCACCTTTACCTGCGGCCGGGCCAGGAACTGGTGAAGAAGGCCGGCGGCCTGCACGGCTTCATGGGCTGGGACCGCCCCATCCTCACCGACTCCGGCGGCTTTCAGGTGTTCAGCCTGGCCGAGCTCCGCAACATCAAGGAAGAGGGGGTAAGCTTCCAGTCGCACATCGACGGCTCGTCTCACCTGTTCACCCCGGAAAGCGTGATGCGGCTGGAGGCCGATCTGGGGGCGGACATCATCATGTGCTTTGACGAGTGCATTCCCTATCCCGCCACTCTGGAATATGCCGAGCGCTCCACCGGCCGCACCACCCGCTGGGCCCGGCGCTGCCGCGACGAGTTCCTGGCGCTCAATTCCGGCCAGGCCTTGTTCGGCATCGTCCAGGGCGGGACCTATCCGGAACTGCGCAGGCGAAGCGCGGAAGAACTGGTGGAGATAGGCTTTGAAGGCTACGCCATCGGCGGGCTGGCCATCGGCGAGCCCAAGGAGCAGACCTGGGAGGCCATCCAGACCGCCAATACCGTGCTGCCGGAGGAAAAACCCCGTTACATGATGGGGGTGGGCTTTCCCGAGGACATCATTCAGGGGGTGTCGCTGGGGGTGGACATGTTCGACTGCGTGATGCCCACCCGCAACGCCCGCAACGGCTCGCTGTTCACCTCCACTGGCCGGCTGGCCATGCGCAACGCCAAACATTTTGACGACTTTTCCCCGGTGGACTCAGAATGCGACTGCTACCTCTGCCAGAACTTTTCCCGGGCCTATCTGCGCCACCTGTACATGTCAGACGAGATACTGGCCTCCACTTTGGGCACCATGCATAATCTGAGGTTCTATCTGAGAATGATGGAGGGGATGCGCCTGGCCATTGAACAAGATGGATTCGACCAGTGGAGAAAAGAATTCATGGATAAGTACCAAAAACAAACGGAACCCCTTAGTTAG
- the tmk gene encoding dTMP kinase — MTAKFIEGQELPGKLIAVEGLDGSGKSTQIHLVKRWLELEGYKVFFTEWNSSPLLRQSVKNGKREQLLTPTTFALIHCTDFADRYERQILPLLHAGYIVLADRYIFTAFARDAVRGCDRDWVKSLYSYAVHPHVTFFFDVPLEMALSRIMSGRAKLKHYEAGMDMGYSPDILQSFKTFQGKMREEYLRMTEEFGFIKIDVGRPPDQLQKEVRGHIQERIELERYKWKTSR; from the coding sequence ATGACGGCTAAATTCATTGAAGGGCAGGAACTGCCGGGCAAGCTGATCGCGGTGGAAGGCCTGGACGGCTCGGGCAAGTCCACCCAGATCCACCTTGTCAAGCGCTGGCTGGAGCTGGAGGGCTACAAGGTCTTTTTCACCGAGTGGAACTCCTCGCCGCTCTTGAGACAGTCGGTGAAGAATGGCAAGCGGGAGCAGCTCTTGACACCCACCACCTTTGCCCTGATCCACTGCACCGATTTCGCCGACCGCTACGAGCGCCAGATCCTGCCGCTGCTCCACGCCGGTTACATCGTGCTGGCCGACCGCTACATCTTCACCGCTTTCGCCCGGGACGCGGTGCGGGGCTGCGACCGGGACTGGGTGAAAAGCCTCTACAGCTACGCGGTCCACCCCCACGTCACCTTCTTCTTTGACGTGCCGCTGGAAATGGCGCTGTCCCGGATCATGTCGGGGCGGGCCAAACTTAAGCACTACGAGGCCGGGATGGACATGGGATATTCGCCCGACATCCTCCAGAGCTTCAAGACCTTTCAGGGAAAGATGCGGGAGGAATATTTGCGGATGACGGAGGAGTTCGGATTCATCAAGATAGACGTGGGCCGCCCGCCCGACCAGCTGCAGAAAGAGGTGCGGGGCCACATTCAGGAACGGATAGAGCTGGAGAGGTACAAATGGAAAACATCGCGCTGA
- a CDS encoding thymidylate kinase, with the protein MENIALTPKKFYGQGLPNVDPGTLTGKLIVIEGADGSGRTTQINLLSDWLERLGYATTRVGLKRSKLVGAELEEAMQGNTLSPITLSLFYATDFADQLEKTIIPALKSDFIVLADRYIYTLMARDIARGVDPAWVREVYGIALVPDAVFYLKAGPELLAERNFKNKGGLDYWESGMDIQRSGDRYECFIKYHRKIQNIFGEMQEHYGFESVNAGRAPNTISQDLISKVRFILSPLELNGQEE; encoded by the coding sequence ATGGAAAACATCGCGCTGACCCCCAAGAAGTTCTATGGCCAGGGGCTTCCCAACGTCGATCCGGGAACGCTCACCGGCAAGCTGATCGTGATAGAAGGGGCCGACGGCTCCGGGCGCACCACCCAGATAAATCTTTTAAGCGACTGGCTGGAGCGGCTGGGCTACGCCACCACCAGGGTGGGTTTGAAGCGTTCGAAGCTGGTGGGGGCCGAGCTGGAGGAGGCCATGCAGGGCAATACTCTCAGCCCCATCACCCTGTCGCTGTTCTACGCCACAGACTTTGCCGACCAGCTAGAGAAGACCATCATCCCGGCCCTGAAATCGGATTTCATCGTGCTGGCCGACCGCTACATCTACACCCTGATGGCCCGGGACATCGCCCGGGGGGTGGACCCGGCCTGGGTGCGCGAGGTTTACGGCATAGCCCTGGTCCCGGACGCGGTCTTTTACCTGAAGGCCGGCCCCGAGCTTCTGGCCGAGCGTAATTTCAAGAACAAGGGCGGGCTGGACTACTGGGAATCCGGCATGGACATCCAGCGCAGCGGCGACCGCTACGAATGCTTCATTAAATACCACCGGAAGATCCAAAACATCTTTGGCGAGATGCAGGAGCATTACGGGTTCGAGTCCGTCAATGCCGGAAGGGCGCCGAACACCATCTCCCAGGACCTGATCTCCAAGGTCAGGTTCATATTAAGCCCGCTGGAGCTGAATGGCCAGGAAGAGTAG
- the sixA gene encoding phosphohistidine phosphatase SixA — MELYILRHGLAGEFGDPRYPDDSQRPLTAEGKRKMLQAALGMKALGLSFDLAFASPYLRARQTAEIVCRQMDCLDILQITENMEPGRDPRKLIAEINQNDLKNKSVLLTGHEPFLSGLIAYLISGSHSPQLEFKKGAVCKLEVGELKYGRCAELHWLLTSKQMGMMVS, encoded by the coding sequence ATGGAACTATACATACTAAGGCACGGGCTGGCCGGGGAGTTCGGGGATCCCCGCTACCCCGACGACAGCCAGAGGCCGCTGACCGCCGAGGGAAAACGCAAGATGCTCCAGGCGGCGCTGGGAATGAAGGCCCTGGGTCTGTCCTTTGATCTGGCCTTTGCCAGCCCGTACCTCCGGGCCCGGCAGACCGCCGAGATAGTCTGCCGGCAGATGGATTGCCTGGACATCCTGCAGATAACCGAGAACATGGAACCCGGCCGGGATCCCAGAAAGCTGATAGCCGAGATAAACCAGAATGATCTAAAGAACAAAAGCGTGCTGTTGACCGGGCACGAGCCCTTTTTAAGCGGACTGATCGCCTACTTGATCTCCGGCAGTCACAGCCCCCAGCTAGAATTCAAGAAAGGGGCCGTGTGCAAGCTGGAAGTAGGGGAGCTGAAGTACGGGCGCTGTGCCGAGCTTCATTGGCTGTTGACCAGCAAACAAATGGGGATGATGGTTAGTTAA
- a CDS encoding C25 family cysteine peptidase, whose product MKHLGIKMALIGLMILAISGSANAQWLSLSQAGSAQKTVSLLQSGNNQIVFEINVPGFEKSSASTKGWDFNLLTIPGQGYNTAVGQPKLPVISEWLEIPQGATATAEFQILESREISLKELGIEQKIVPVQYPVPKIEGAADKIPFAMDENIYSKDKFFGQTTVKLSQPVSMRAKRAVLASFWPVAYNPVTGMLRIATKVKVTVNLSGSDQARTNSIHQKYSSKLYDRHVAGITINELAVSKTAKALLPAPVNQLIIVVDSFYTGIQPLVDWDSRKGYSVTVTKTSEIPGGADTTHIRQYIQSAYDGANPPDLVLLVGDVNGIPAHQSTEQDNPYTDLYYSTMAGSDIIPDLYASRISVANSTQLGYYLAKYLNYQQGSWGASQDWMSKAYFTSTNDPMHVVTDSTDNYCMALARAHGMVCDSLYAYYGTGTPVATAFNDGRTVMAYTGHGDVTYWAGPYFYQSDVNALTNAYRSTFVTSFACLTGAFNSSECFGETWIRTADKGAIAYWGSSVLSYWDEDDILQRRMFDAFLDSGYTLIGGMTVKAKLDLGRYYGWDQAVSVTVTRYFEQYNILGNAGVDLYTQQPSVLTVTKPDTVPTGPSQVAINVNDGGPLTDALVAIYQPSSKTLLASGYTDASGNAVLDINPGLPDSLAVTVTAHNRVPFQGRIQAYSANSYVSYLKNAVDDASGNNDGMLNPGETTLLNIWIKNYGLLASGAVACTLRAGSPAITVNDSTHSFSAVSAGDSVYYGFSVSVAAGCTNKTVLPFIVLCQDADSVRQAPFELIVAAPNLSHSSYSVNDPAPGGNNNNILEAGESDSLRVIIKNMGGQIATGTTAILSSSDPYLTITGNSAAFGDIAINDSGSPVPAYCLTVGAPPVSPYFVWVRLNIGALSGAYAKTDSFKIAIGNSGFFDNVEDTGITAKYSVQSQWHVTDTSSYSPGHSWWCGDPATGQYGNLLEASLITPDIILGPNSELSFWHKYYTELTYDFCNVEYSTNSGTNWISLGSFDGNQPAWEKQTYDLSSLAVGTVVKIRFHFTSDISYTYSGWYVDDIRVQETTGVSGTQTDPVLPSSIMLGLAYPNPSSGGSLIKYQLPKKITTELRVYNIAGQMVRTIQMGVQGPGNQSVFWNGRDQNDKKVSAGIYFYQLNAGGYSATKKLVVIK is encoded by the coding sequence ATGAAACACCTTGGCATAAAAATGGCTTTAATCGGCTTGATGATATTAGCCATATCAGGGTCCGCCAACGCCCAATGGCTGTCCCTTTCCCAGGCCGGGTCGGCCCAAAAGACGGTCAGTCTGCTGCAAAGCGGCAACAACCAGATCGTTTTTGAGATCAATGTTCCCGGTTTTGAAAAAAGCTCCGCCAGCACCAAGGGCTGGGATTTTAATCTGCTGACCATTCCCGGGCAGGGCTACAATACCGCCGTAGGACAGCCCAAACTTCCGGTGATATCCGAATGGCTGGAGATTCCCCAGGGCGCCACGGCCACGGCGGAATTCCAGATACTGGAAAGCAGGGAGATCAGTCTTAAGGAACTGGGAATTGAGCAGAAGATCGTCCCGGTGCAGTACCCGGTGCCCAAGATCGAAGGGGCCGCCGATAAGATACCGTTTGCCATGGACGAGAATATTTATTCCAAGGACAAATTCTTTGGACAGACCACAGTAAAGCTTTCCCAGCCGGTAAGCATGCGGGCCAAGAGGGCGGTACTGGCCAGTTTCTGGCCGGTAGCCTATAACCCGGTGACCGGAATGCTGAGAATAGCCACCAAGGTCAAAGTAACTGTAAATCTTTCCGGATCGGACCAGGCCCGCACCAACAGCATTCACCAGAAATATTCCTCCAAACTATACGACCGTCATGTGGCGGGCATCACCATCAATGAACTGGCTGTAAGCAAGACTGCCAAAGCCCTTCTTCCGGCGCCGGTCAATCAACTTATTATAGTAGTTGATTCTTTCTACACCGGCATCCAGCCGTTGGTAGACTGGGACAGCCGCAAGGGTTATTCCGTAACGGTCACCAAAACCTCGGAGATCCCCGGCGGGGCGGATACCACCCATATCCGGCAGTACATCCAGTCGGCCTATGACGGGGCCAACCCGCCGGACCTGGTCCTTTTGGTGGGCGACGTCAACGGCATTCCGGCCCATCAAAGTACAGAGCAGGACAACCCCTATACCGATCTTTATTACTCCACCATGGCCGGCAGCGACATCATTCCCGACCTTTATGCCAGCCGGATCTCGGTGGCCAACAGCACCCAGCTGGGGTATTATCTGGCCAAGTATCTCAACTACCAGCAGGGCAGCTGGGGGGCAAGCCAGGACTGGATGTCCAAAGCCTATTTTACATCCACCAACGATCCCATGCATGTGGTGACGGACTCGACCGACAATTATTGCATGGCTCTGGCCAGGGCCCACGGCATGGTCTGCGATTCCCTTTATGCCTATTACGGCACCGGCACCCCGGTGGCCACGGCCTTCAACGATGGACGGACGGTGATGGCCTATACCGGGCATGGCGATGTGACCTATTGGGCCGGGCCTTATTTTTACCAGTCAGATGTCAATGCTTTGACCAATGCCTATAGATCCACCTTCGTCACCAGCTTTGCCTGTCTGACCGGGGCTTTCAATTCTTCCGAGTGTTTTGGGGAGACCTGGATCCGGACCGCCGACAAGGGCGCCATTGCCTATTGGGGCTCGTCAGTTTTGTCCTACTGGGACGAAGATGATATCCTGCAGCGCCGGATGTTCGACGCCTTTCTGGACAGCGGCTACACCCTGATCGGCGGGATGACGGTCAAGGCCAAGTTGGACCTGGGCCGCTATTACGGCTGGGACCAGGCGGTCAGCGTCACGGTCACCCGTTATTTTGAGCAATACAACATCCTGGGCAATGCCGGAGTGGATCTTTACACCCAGCAGCCGTCGGTTTTAACAGTTACTAAGCCGGATACAGTTCCCACAGGTCCCAGCCAAGTCGCCATAAATGTAAATGACGGTGGTCCTTTAACAGATGCCTTGGTGGCCATTTACCAGCCTTCATCCAAAACCCTGCTGGCCTCCGGATATACCGATGCTTCGGGCAATGCGGTGCTTGATATAAACCCGGGTTTACCCGACAGCCTGGCCGTAACCGTTACCGCTCATAACCGGGTTCCATTCCAGGGCAGAATCCAGGCTTACTCTGCCAATTCCTATGTGTCTTATTTGAAAAATGCGGTTGATGATGCATCCGGCAACAACGACGGGATGCTGAACCCCGGCGAAACAACCTTACTGAATATTTGGATCAAAAACTACGGATTATTGGCCTCAGGGGCTGTGGCCTGCACCTTGCGGGCCGGAAGTCCGGCAATAACGGTTAACGATTCCACCCATTCTTTTTCGGCCGTATCAGCCGGAGATTCCGTTTATTATGGCTTTAGTGTCAGCGTAGCGGCAGGTTGTACCAACAAAACGGTGCTGCCTTTCATCGTGTTGTGCCAAGACGCTGATTCGGTCCGGCAAGCTCCTTTTGAACTTATAGTGGCTGCCCCCAACCTTAGCCACAGTTCATATTCAGTAAATGATCCGGCTCCCGGCGGCAACAACAATAACATCTTGGAAGCCGGAGAAAGCGACAGCCTCCGGGTGATCATCAAGAACATGGGAGGCCAGATCGCCACCGGAACCACAGCCATTTTAAGCAGTTCAGATCCCTACCTGACCATAACCGGGAACAGCGCCGCCTTTGGTGACATAGCGATCAACGACAGCGGATCGCCGGTTCCGGCCTATTGCCTGACTGTGGGCGCTCCCCCGGTTTCACCCTACTTTGTCTGGGTAAGGCTGAACATCGGCGCCCTAAGCGGCGCTTATGCCAAAACTGACAGTTTTAAAATTGCGATAGGAAACTCGGGATTCTTTGACAATGTCGAGGATACAGGGATCACGGCAAAATATTCGGTACAATCACAGTGGCATGTCACCGACACCAGTTCTTACAGCCCCGGCCATAGCTGGTGGTGTGGTGATCCCGCTACAGGGCAATATGGCAACCTGCTCGAGGCCTCGTTGATCACTCCGGACATCATACTGGGTCCCAATAGTGAGCTCAGCTTCTGGCATAAATACTATACCGAGTTGACCTACGATTTCTGCAATGTGGAATACAGCACAAACAGCGGAACCAACTGGATAAGCCTGGGTTCATTCGACGGCAACCAGCCGGCCTGGGAAAAACAAACCTACGACCTTTCCTCCCTGGCCGTGGGTACTGTCGTTAAAATAAGGTTCCACTTCACTTCCGACATTTCCTATACCTATTCCGGATGGTATGTGGACGACATCAGGGTCCAGGAGACCACCGGCGTTTCCGGCACCCAGACCGATCCCGTACTGCCGTCCTCAATAATGCTGGGTTTGGCCTATCCCAATCCCAGCTCCGGCGGATCGCTTATCAAATACCAGTTGCCGAAAAAAATAACCACAGAACTCAGGGTCTATAATATTGCCGGCCAGATGGTCAGGACCATTCAAATGGGGGTCCAGGGCCCAGGAAACCAGAGCGTCTTTTGGAACGGCAGGGACCAGAATGATAAAAAGGTGTCAGCCGGAATCTATTTTTACCAGCTTAATGCCGGAGGTTATTCGGCTACCAAGAAATTAGTGGTAATAAAATAA
- a CDS encoding DUF2817 domain-containing protein, translating to MKNKLLFIPVLLLLLAPVALWAQAGSSIPVKIHISSHDDVYKFQKLGVGIEELRDGYIEARVTKAKYDELTTLGWKVEPRTIEKVDPEIASQYHNYTQMTSFLDSIHTIYPAITKMISIGKSVQNRDLWAFLITDNPDSNENEAEVRLAANIHGDETVGRELCLAMIDSLTKVYDSVSAIANMVDSREIWFMPSLNPDGYELNRRENANWVDLNRNFPVPDGSIGEDDTYSNEIETQRFIDFWSGKRAVLSLNYHGGALVANYPWDYTVVRCPDDALAKEVSLGYSRLNPPMYASTVFDSGVTNGWDWYYVYGSLQDWSYNATSCLDITMEIGTKWPAASQLPAFWSDNRGGMLFFIRQAGLGIQGLVTDSATGLPLDFAQVEVAGIDKPVYTDSIGDYHRMLLSGNYDLTYSKEGYFPKTISDVRVNYDSLTSLDVALAKDPVGVTGNPCEIVCQRITLLKTYPNPLRSAVTIAFQLSQPSNCNLKIYNAAGQLVRIIFNRTLDPGTYDIIWDGADETGRKSAEGIYYYSLSAGEQRLTGKLVKIN from the coding sequence ATGAAAAATAAATTGTTGTTTATTCCGGTCTTATTGTTGCTGCTGGCTCCGGTTGCTCTTTGGGCCCAGGCCGGCAGTTCGATCCCGGTGAAGATCCACATTTCCTCTCATGATGATGTCTACAAGTTTCAGAAATTGGGAGTGGGCATAGAGGAACTCAGGGATGGTTATATTGAAGCCCGGGTCACCAAGGCCAAGTATGACGAGTTGACAACTTTGGGCTGGAAGGTGGAACCCCGAACTATTGAAAAGGTTGATCCCGAGATTGCATCTCAATATCACAATTATACTCAAATGACCAGTTTTTTGGACTCCATCCATACTATTTATCCAGCGATTACTAAGATGATATCCATAGGGAAATCGGTGCAAAACAGGGATTTGTGGGCCTTTTTAATAACCGACAATCCTGATTCCAATGAGAACGAAGCAGAGGTCCGATTGGCCGCCAACATTCATGGCGATGAAACGGTGGGCAGAGAGCTTTGCTTGGCGATGATAGATTCTTTGACAAAAGTGTATGATTCTGTTTCCGCCATTGCAAATATGGTAGACTCCAGAGAGATATGGTTTATGCCTTCCTTGAATCCGGACGGTTATGAATTGAATCGACGTGAAAACGCCAACTGGGTAGACTTAAACCGTAATTTCCCAGTGCCAGATGGCTCAATCGGCGAGGATGATACTTATAGTAACGAGATTGAAACGCAACGATTCATCGACTTTTGGTCAGGTAAACGAGCGGTGTTGTCGTTAAATTATCACGGGGGAGCCTTGGTTGCCAATTATCCTTGGGATTATACTGTCGTCCGTTGTCCCGATGATGCTCTAGCCAAGGAAGTTTCGCTGGGATATTCGCGGCTGAACCCTCCGATGTACGCCAGCACTGTTTTTGACAGCGGAGTGACCAACGGATGGGATTGGTATTATGTTTATGGCTCACTGCAGGACTGGTCGTATAATGCTACGTCCTGTTTGGATATCACGATGGAAATAGGCACCAAATGGCCGGCGGCCAGCCAGTTGCCGGCCTTCTGGTCCGACAACCGGGGCGGCATGCTGTTCTTCATCCGTCAGGCCGGGTTGGGCATCCAGGGCCTGGTCACCGATTCCGCCACCGGCCTGCCCCTGGACTTTGCCCAGGTGGAGGTTGCGGGGATAGACAAGCCGGTCTATACCGATTCCATCGGAGACTACCACCGGATGCTGCTTTCGGGCAACTATGACCTGACATATTCCAAAGAGGGATATTTCCCCAAGACCATCAGCGATGTCCGGGTGAATTACGACAGCCTGACCAGCCTGGATGTGGCCCTGGCCAAAGATCCTGTGGGGGTGACCGGCAATCCCTGCGAGATAGTGTGCCAGCGGATAACACTCCTAAAGACATACCCCAACCCTCTACGCAGTGCTGTCACCATTGCCTTTCAGTTGTCCCAGCCGTCAAACTGCAATCTTAAAATATACAATGCCGCCGGGCAGCTGGTCCGGATAATATTTAACCGCACCCTGGACCCCGGAACTTACGATATCATCTGGGACGGAGCAGATGAGACAGGGCGAAAATCTGCTGAAGGCATATATTACTATTCTTTGTCTGCCGGAGAACAGAGGTTAACGGGAAAACTGGTTAAGATCAATTGA